DNA sequence from the Pempheris klunzingeri isolate RE-2024b chromosome 9, fPemKlu1.hap1, whole genome shotgun sequence genome:
TCATGAAACCCCCACGAGGCTGTTATTACACTTGTTTGGGCTACATCTGCCAATATGCACTCCTCCTACAGATGATGGAAATCATTAAATTTTAATTCAGCAATTAGCAGGACACCATCACAGTGCTAcgtcttctgctgctgtttcctcacTTACTGTGACCGACATGATGATGTGATGCACCTTTTCATTGTAAAGCTACAAAAGAATGAATCAGCTCTACATTTTAGAGCCTCTGTCCAGCTTTCTTTTACCTGGAACCTAATTCCAGGTATGTTTCAGGAATTAGGTTGTCAAACTAGCAGTTATTTTCCATTGTTGATTCATCTTCCAAACATCTTCTTGATTGTTTAAATACACTAATTTCTCCAAAGAGATGAGTCCTCTTGTGGCCATACACACTGCATTCATTGTCATGCTTTCTTCACTGAGGCTACAAGGACACAAAGCATTACGTTGTTAAAAAAACTCTTAAATGCTTCCGACTTGTAAAAAAGGCactcttcattttaaaagaagagGATTAAGGTACCGTGTTGttctctgtgctctgctgttTTAGGATACAATGAGAGAACAGGCCCTGTGTGATCCACTGGCAGactttgagctgcagctgatcaacaaaaagaagagggggaggagggggaggaggaggaggaggagggagtgaggaaACACCACTGATCAGCATCCAGCCCCTCTGTTGAGCGTTTACCTTGATGGTCTCCCCTTCAATCTCCACCGCCTTCTCCCTGAAATCCACGCCGATGGTGGCCTCGGTCTTGTCGGGGAAGCTCCCCCCGGTGAAGCGGAACGTGAGGCAGGTCTTCCCCACGTTGGAGTCCCCGATGACGATGATCTTAAAGATCCGGGTCTGGATGCTCAGCTCCAGGGAGGAGGTGCTCAGATCCACGGAAGACGTGAGGCTCTGGGCGGCAtcgttgctgctgctggctcgGCTGCGGCTGGCTCTGTGGAAATCCATGGAGGATGTCAGGATGGTCACATTGTCGTCCGCCCGGTTTCTCCGTGTCATCCCTCTCCCACcgcctcctccgcctcctcctcctcctcctcctcctccgcccgGAGCTCGGCTCTCCTCCTCCGGGGAATCGTTGGTCATTATGCCGGAGGAGGTGATGCGCAGATCGGTgtgtggagagcagagggggtggacggatggatggatgagtgaagggaggggaaaaggaggaggaaggaaggaaggaaggaggagacaaGAGATGAAACAATACCAACGGGGCTCTCTCTCAGCGGCTGAGTGTGGCCTTAAAGGGAGAAGCATTGTGAAAGACAGGAAAGTcattgttcatgttttatttcccCTTGGAATAAGTCAAATGCTACATAAATACaagacagttttattttaagttattaaaaagcacattattttattaacatCAGAACCAAATGCTGCTGTTAGGGAAAATAAATTACCTTCAGAGATTAAAgtagaaatatataaaacaacTTTAACTTTTTACCATAAAAACCCTGAGTCCCACAGAGACaccagcagtggtggaaagcaaCTAAGGACAAGTGTTACACTTCAATATCATTTTTGAAGCACTCTCTTGTGCTACTTTACTCCTCTACCACATTTCAAAAGCTGTGCTGTTTACTCCACCGCATTTATTCCACAGCTGTAGTTACATGGTACTTTTCAGTAAAAGTGATAagcttttaaaatcaaacaatcaTCAAATCCAATAAACGCAAAGTCCAATGGAACTTGGTGAAATTTTGTCCCATTAATCACATCATGACCCAGTCCTCCAGCTACAATGGGGAAATACTGATAACACACTGATGCTATTTTGGATTTAGAAAGCAGGAcgatgtaaaatgtaaatttaaaattatttcaccACAATTAAAAACTTACTTACTTTACAGTgttgtattggtacttttaaAGGATCCAAATATTTTCCACCATCGCACACTAGTGTTCCCTATGGCACCATAACAGTGATGCAAGGTGAAAGAACGACATGCCACTTTAAGCACGGCAGTAAGTCACATAGTAGCCACACTGTAGGATTATACCATTATCTTTATAGTGTTTATAACAGAGCACGTGGTCGTATTGTAAAGTGCATTGGGGCCAGTTTTGAGTACCACAGTAGCACCAGAACATTACAGCTTTATCACAGTCAGTCGGCCACCCTGCCTCTCTATTCTTCCTTCATTTATTGATATTAATTCTAATGGCATTAATACAACTTTTAATTCATAGAGTGCTTTAGAAAGTCACTTTACAAAAGTTTATATATCAAccctttttttccatcattgtTGCATTAGCAGAACAGACTGTAAACATTTCATCCAGAAAGTGTAGTTGTAAATATAATGCGGCTGAACTAGTGATAATAGAAACAGTGTGATTGTAGGAAGTAGTGGGGGCTTTaacagagagtgaaagtgaaacagaTTTTCTCACACCATCTAGTCATGTGATCTGATCATTATCACATTCCATAAACCAACATGGCCGTAATGCAAAGGATTGAAGGGCCGCAAGACTCCAGGCCTGAAGAGTGTGTGCTTCAAGGTGCAAAAACCTCAGGATTTCCCATTCAAATGAGCGTTATTACACTAAATCATTTATTAACTATCTTTAAATGAAATCCTTTTAAAGACAGAACTTGGTATGCTCCTTTAAGTCAATGGAAAATGCATCATGCTGGTTTTAAAATGCAGTCACAGCTGAGGAGGTCCTCGCACAATTTCCTGACATGATTTGTTATGGTGTTATTTTTTCGGACTGAGCAGGTGCTGTGATGCAGAATCAATACCAGCCTGGCCACAGAGAGAGGCTACCCAATAATCTGACAAACATCTGATGGTACGCTGCA
Encoded proteins:
- the rab33a gene encoding ras-related protein Rab-33A → MRPHSAAEREPRWYCFISCLLLPSFLPPPFPLPSLIHPSVHPLCSPHTDLRITSSGIMTNDSPEEESRAPGGGGGGGGGGGGGGGRGMTRRNRADDNVTILTSSMDFHRASRSRASSSNDAAQSLTSSVDLSTSSLELSIQTRIFKIIVIGDSNVGKTCLTFRFTGGSFPDKTEATIGVDFREKAVEIEGETIKVQVWDTAGQERFRKSMVEHYYRNVHAVVFVYDVTKMASFRNLQTWIEECNGHRVSASVPRVLVGNKCDLVDQIQVPSNMALKFADAHNMLLFETSAKDPRESQNVDSIFMSLACRLKAQKSLLYRDVEREDGRVRLTQETETKSNCPC